Within the Pseudonocardia alni genome, the region CCAGCAGTGCCACCCGGACGGCGCCGGTCTCGCTCGCCACGTGTCCTCCTCGCGTGCGCGCACCCCTCGGGCGCGCGCCGATCATTCCTGGTCGGACGGGTGCGGACAGGTCCGGGTGGCGGTTCTCACCCGGGTGCGCTCACACCTCGAAACGGAACTGGTCCTCCAGTGTCTCGCGACGCAACAGGGTCCGGTCGACCCCGTCACGGACCGCGACGACAGCAGGTCGCGGCAGCCGGTTGTACCCCGACGCCATGGCGTAGCAGTAGGCCCCCGTCGCCGCGACGGCCAGCAGGTCGCCCGGCGCGAGATCGGCCGGCAGCCAGCAGTCGCGCACCACGATGTCACCCGACTCGCAGTGCTTGCCGACCACCCGGGACAGCACGGGGACGTCCCCGCCGGGGACCGAGTCGTGCCCGCTGGCGCGGGACACCAGCCGTACGTCGTACTCGGCGTCGTAGAGGGACGTGCGGATGTTGTCGCTCATCCCGCCGTCGACGCTGACGTAGCGCCGGGAGTACCCGCCGAGCGGGACGTCCTTGACGGTGCCGACCTCGTAGACGGTGACGGTGCCCGGCCCGGCGATGGCCCGGCCCGGCTCGACGGCGATCGCCGGCACGTCCAGCCCGGAGGCGGCGCACTCGCGCGTGACGATCGCGCGCAGCTCCTCGGCCAGCGCCGGCATCGACAGCGGGGTGTCCCCCGGCCGGTAGGCGATGCCGATGCCGCCGCCGAGGTCCAGGGTGCGCAGCGCGGTCAGGTTCTCGCCGCCGTGCTCGGCGTGCAGGTCGGCGAGAACCTTCACCACGCGCCGGGCGGCCGCCTCGAAGCCCTCGGTCTCGAAGATCTGCGAGCCGATGTGGCTGTGCAGCCCGACCAGGCTCAGGTGGCTCGCGGCGAGCACACGGCGGGCGGCCTCCAGCGCCGCCGAGTCCTTCGTGTCGGCCCCGGCGATGGAGAACCCGAACTTCTGGTCCTCGTGTGCGGTGGCGATGTACTCGTGGGTGTGGGCCTCGACACCGACGGTGAGCCGGATCAGCACCGGCGCGACGGTGTCCCGTGCGGCGGCGACGTCGGCGAGCCGGGCGATCTCGTCGAAGGAGTCGACGACGATCCCGCCGATCCCCGCCTCGACCGCGGCCTCCAGCTCGGCGAGGGACTTGTTGTTGCCGTGCAGCGCGATCCGCTCGGGCGGGAACTCCGCGCGCAGCGCCACGGCCAGCTCGCCGCCGGAGCACACGTCCAGCGACAGGCCCTCCTGCGCGACCCAGCGGGCGATCTCGGTACACAGGAACGCCTTCGCCGCGTAGTGCACGGCCTCGGCCCCGAACGCGGCGGCGAACTCGCTGCAGCGGCCGCGGAAGTCGTCCTCGTCGAGCACGAACAGCGGGGTGCCGTGGGCCGCGGCGAGGTCGCGGACGTCGGCCCCGGCCAGGCGCAGCGCGCCGTCGGCGCCGCGGGCGGCGTGCCGAGGCCAGACCGCGGGCGCCAGCTCGTCGAGCGCCGCGGCGCTCTCCGGGCGGGGCCCGGCCGACTCGGGCGCGGGGGTGAGGCCCGCGTGCATCGGGCCTGCGGGGTGTGCCCTCATGTCACATCCGTTCCGGGGCGTCGACGCCGAGCAGCGCCAGGCCGTTGGCGAGCACCGTGCGGGCGGCGACGCAGAGCGCGAGGCGCGCGCGGTGCAGGTCGGAGACCTCCTCGTCGCCCTGGGGCAGGACGCGGCAGGAGTCGTAGAACTTGTGGTAGGCGCCGGCGAGCGACTCCAGGTAGCGGGCGACCCGGTGCGGCTCGCGCAGCTCGGCGGCGGTGCGCACGACGTCGCCGAACTCGCCGAGGGTGCGGATCAGGTCGCCCTCGCGGGGGTGGGACAGCAGGCCGTAGTCCTCGCCGGGGGTGATGCCGAGGTCGGCGGCGTTGCGGGCCAGCGAGGACAGCCGGGCGTGCGCGTACTGGACGTAGAACACCGGGTTCTCGCTGGTCCGGCTGGCCAGCAGGTCCAGGTCGATGTCCAGGCCCGAGTCCACCGAGGACCGCACGAGCGAGTACCGGGCGGCGTCGACGCCGACGGCCCCGACCAGGTCGTCCATCGTGACGACGGTGCCGGCGCGCTTGCTCATCCGGACCGGGGTGCCGTCCTTGACCAGGTTGACCAGCTGGCCGATCAGCACCTCGACCACGGCTGGGTCGTCGCCGAACGCGGCCGCGGCGGCCTTGAGCCGGGCGACGTAGCCGTGGTGGTCGGCGCCGAGCATGTAGATGCACAGGTCGAAGCCGCGGGCCCGCTTGTCGCGCAGGTAGGCGATGTCGCCGGCGATGTAGGCGGGGCGACCGTCGGACTTGATGACGACGCGGTCCTTGTCGTCGCCGTGGTCGGTCGAGCGCAGCCACCAGGCGCCGTCGGCCTCGTAGAGCGAGCCCTTCTCCTTCAGCGCCGCGACGGCGGTCTCCACCGCACCCGAGTCGTGCAGCGACTGCTCGTGGAACCACACGTCGAACTCGACGCGGAACTCCCCCAGCTTCTGCTTGATCTCGGCGAACATGTAGCCGACGCCGATCCGGCGGAACGCCTCGTCCCGCTGCTGGTCGGGCAGGTCGAGGATGCCGGGCTCGGCCGCGACGACACGCTGGGCGATCTCGGCGATGTAGTCGCCGCCGTAGCCGTTCTCCGGGGCGGGCTGGCCCTTGGCGGCTGCGACCAGGGAGGCGACGAACCGGTCGATCTGGGCGCCGGCGTCGTTGAAATAGTACTCGCGGGTGACCTTCGCGCCGCGCGCGGACAGCACCCGGCCCAGCGCGTCACCGACCGCGGCCCACCGGGTGCCGCCCAGGTGCAGCGGGCCGGTCGGGTTGGCGGAGACGAACTCGAGGTTCACGTTGCGCCCGGCCAGCTCGTCGCCGGTGCCGTAGCCCGCGCCCGCGGCGAGGACCTCCCCGACGATCGCGCCCTGGGCGTCGGCGGCCAGGCGCAGGTTGATGAACCCGGGCCCGGCGACCTCGGCGCTGGCGACGCCGTCGCGGGTCGCCAGCTCCTCGGCCAGCCAGGTCGCGAGCTCGCGCGGGTTCACGCCAGCCTTCTTGGCGGTCCGCAGCGCGACGTTGGTCGCGTAGTCGCCGTGGTCGGGGTTGCGGGGACGCTCGACACCCGCATCGGCCGGCAGGGCGGAGACGTCCAGGTCGCGTCGGATCAGCACGTCCCGCGCGACATCACGGACCAGGTCGGCGAGCACGTCGGGATTCACCACCCGGATTCTACGGAGGGACCCCCGGCACCCTCATGCAGGTATCCGCACCCCGACCGGCGACGATGCGGGGCGTGACGCCCCCCTCCACCGACCGGAGTACCCGCGCACCCGTCGTCTCCGGGGCGGTGGCGCTGCTGCTCGGGGCGGGGTTCGTCGCGGTGTCGCTGGCCTACAACCGCGGGAGCCTGGTCCCGCCGCTCGACGACGTCTACATCCACCTGCAGTACGCGCGGCAGTTCGGCGACGGCGAGCCGCTGCGCTACCAGCCGGGTGCGGAGATCACGACGGGCGCGTCGAGCCTGCTCTGGATGGTCCTGCTCGGCGCCGCGCACGCGGTCGGGTTCGACGGCCGGTGGCTGCTCGCCGTCGCCGTCGCGGGCGGGGTCGTCGGCGTCGCCCTCGCCGCGGCGTTCACCTCGGCCGCCGCGACCCGACTGGGCGGGCGTGCCGCGGGATGGTGGGCGGGACTGCTCACCGCGCTGTGCGGGCCGCTGCTGTGGGGCGGGGCCAGCGGCATGGAGGTCGGCCTGCTCGCGGCCCTGGTCACCGGCACCCTGCTGTCCTACCTGCGCGAACGTCCCCGTGTCCGGTGGACGCCGGTGGTCGCGGCGCTGCTGGCCCTCACTCGTCCCGAGGGCTTCCTGGTCGCCGTCGCGTTCACCGCCGCGATGGCGTGGACGCTGCTGCGGTCCTGCCCCGGGACGCCCCCAGGGGAACTCTCGTGGCTTAGGTGGCAACGAGGGTTCCCCTCGGGGCGCGCGGCGGCGCGGGGGCTGCTCGTCGCGGCGCCGGTGGTGGTGTTCGCGGCGCAGCTGCTGCTGTTCCGGGTGCTCACCGGAACCTCCCAGGCCAACGGGGTGCTCGCGAAGTCGTGGCTGCACACCGGGTTCCTGCACCAGCCGCTGGAGATCGCCGACCACGTGCAGCGCAACGTCGCGGCGCTGCTCGCCTCGCTGGCCGGGCTGTCCGGGCAGGACGTGCTGGCGCCGCTCGCGCTCGTCGTCGCGGTGCTGGGGGTCGCCGCGCTCGCCGCGCGCCGGGAGCGGACCCTCGCGGTCGCGCTCGGCGGCGGGCTGGTTCTGGTGGTGGCGGCCGTCGCCACCCTGACGACGGCGATGTGGCAGGACCTGCGCTACCTGCAGCCGTTCCTGCCGCTGCTGCTCCTGCTCGTGGTGCTGGGCGCCGGTCTCGTGCCGCACCGGGCGGCGCGCGGCGGGCTGCTCGCGGTGGTGCTGCTGTTCACCGTCGCCGCGACGCCCGCCTGGGCGCTGCGGCTGGGTCAGCAGGCCTCGGCGATGCGCGAGGGGCCGGTGAGCGTCGCGCAGTGGATCGCCGGGAACGTGCCGCCGGGCGACGTCGTCGCCGTCAACGACGTCGGCGCCGCGGCATGGTTCGGCGGTCACCGCACCGTCGACCTGGTCGGCCTGACCACGAACGGGATGGCCGCGCCGTCACTGAACGGGCCCGGGACGCTCTACGAGGCGCTGCGCGCGCTGCCGCCGGACGGGCGGCCGCAGTGGTTCGCGGTGTTCGACCGGTGGGGCGGGGTCCCCGTCGCCGATCTCGGCCGCGCCGGACTGCTCGGCACCGAGCCGGTCATCACCTTCGGGCTCGCCGGGCCGGCCCGGCCGATCTCGGCGTCCGCACCGCAGACCTGCCAGATCGACCGCAGCTGCGACCGGGTCAGCATCTGGCGGGCGGACTGGTCCGCCGCGGACTCCGCGCAGGCACCGGACGCACCCGTGCCCGGCCGGATCGTTGACCACCTGAACGTCGGGGACACCGCCGACGAGGCCGCGCACGGCTGGACGACCGACCCGCCGGTGCTCGGCGTGCAGCCGGACTCGGTGCTGGACCGGGCCGTCGTCGCGCCGGGGCGGCTCGTCGCCGACAGCGGCCGGCACGTCGTCGGCGGCGAGACCTTCACCCTCGGCGGCACCGTCCCCGGCCGGCCGGTCACCCTGACCGGGCGGATCGGCGCCGGTCCCGCGCTGCCCGGCGAGCGGACCCGGGTGGTCGCCGTCGACGTCGACGGCCGCCCCGCCGGGGAGTGGACACTGCCGGACGCCCAGCCGTGGGCGCAGGCGTCGTTCACGGTGCCCGGGGAGCTCGTGACCGGTGACCGCGTCACGGTGACCACCCGTCCGGTTGCACCGCTGCTCGCGCCCTACCCCGACTACCGCTCCTACGGGTGGTGGGCGAGCCGCTGACGGCGTCTTCCTAGACTCGGGCGAACCCGCCCGCCGACCACGAACAGGACTCCCCCATGGCCAGCGGCAAGTCCGGCAAGAAGCGACCGTCGATGCCGAGCTCGGTCGGCCGGCGCCAGTTCCCCTGGGGCATGGTCGCCGCGATCACCGTGCTGGTGCTGCTCGCGGGGGCGTTCATCGTCTACCCGCTGGTGCAGCGCAACCAGAACCGGGCCTGGGAGCCCACCGACGACAACCGCAACCCGGCGCTCGCGATCCCCGGCATCGTCAGCCAGGACTACCCGGGCCTGCAGCACGTGCTCGGCTTCCAGCGGGTCGCCTACACCCACAGCCCGCCCTTCGGCGGCGCGCACGACGGCTTCTGGGCCGCGTGCAACGGCGTGGTCTACCCGAACCCGGTCCGCTCGGAGAACCTCGTGCACTCCCTGGAGCACGGTGCCGTGTGGATCGCCTACAACCCCGACACCCTCGACGAGGCGGGCAAGGCCGCACTGTCCCAGCGGGTCGAGGGGCAGCCGTACACGGTGATGTCGCCCTACCCGGGACTCGACGCCCCGATCTCGCTGCAGTCCTGGGGCAACCAGCTGAGGGTCCAGACCGCCGACGACGAGCGGATCGACCAGTTCATCCGCGCGCTGCGGCTCAACCGCTTCACCCACCCCGAGGTCGGCGCCTCCTGCGACGCCCTCGGCGCGCAGGGCTTCGACCAGGACAACCCGCCGGCCTTCCAGCCGATCCCGGAGCAGTCCGCCGTCGACGGGCAGACGATCCTGCCCGAGAACCAGGGCGCCACCCCCGGCGGCGCCCCGGCGCCCGACCCGGCCGTCCCCGGGCAGCCCGCACCCGGGCAGGCCCCGGCGCCCGCACCGGCCCCCGGGCAGTGAGGCCCCGATGACGACCCCGGCCGAGGAGACCCCGCTCTGGCGGAACCCGATCACGATCACGCTCGGCGTGATCGCGCTGGTCGCGGTGCTCGTCGCCGGGTTCGCGGTACGCGGCGCGTTCGGCCCGTTCGTGCCCGAGCCGGGCTCGGTCGACGTCGGGTTCGCCCAGGACATGACCGTGCACCACCGTCAGGCCGTCGAGATGGCGTCCTGGGAGCGCGACCGCGCCACCGACCCGCGGGTGCGGCAGCTGGCGTTCGACATCGAGACCACCCAGAACCAGCAGGTCGGCCGGATGCAGGGCTGGCTCGGCCTGTGGGACGCGCCGAGCCTGCCCGGCGGCGGCCACATGGCCTGGATGGACGACTCCGCGCACGCCGGCATGTCCGGCATGTCGGGGACCTCCGGCGGCGTCGCGACGATGCCGGGCATGGCGAGCACCGCCGACCTCGCCCGGCTCCGGGCCACCCCGCCCGGCACAGCGCTGGACGTCGAGTTCCTCCAGCTCATGCTGCGCCACCACCAGGGCGGCGTGTCGATGCTCGAGTACGCCCGCGACCACGCCGACACCGGCGAGGTCCGCAACCTCGCCGGGCAGATGCTCTTCTCGCAGAACTCCGAGGCGGACCTGATGCGCGGGCTGCTCGCCGAGCGGGGCGCGGCCCCGCTGCCCCTGGGCTGACCGCCCCGGGTGCCGGGGCTGGACGACCGGCACCGCGGAGCGCTCTGATAAGGGCTGCCGCGGACGCCGGCGCCACCCCGTGGCCATCCGCAGCCGAGGAGGCCCTGTGAGCAGCACCGCGACCGTCGACGTCCCCCACCTGGGCGGATCCCGGATCGGGTACCGGTCCGGTAGGCCGCACGACCCGTCGCTCCCGACCGTCGTCATGGTCAACTCCTTCACCACGACCGTCGACCTCTACCGCCCCCAGTTCGAGGACACGACCCTCTCGGGCGCGGCGAACCTGCTCGCCCTGGAGCCCTACGGGCACGGCGCGACGAGGTCGACCTACCCGCACTTCACCTATTGGGACAGCGCCCTGGCGAACCTGCAGGCCATGGACGCGCTCGGCGTCGACCGGGCCTTCGTGCTCGGCACCTCGCAGGGCGGCTGGGTCGCCACCCGGATGGCGCTGCTCGCCCCGGACCGGATCCAGGGCATCCTCCCGCTCGGCACCTCGATGGACTTCGAGAGCCCGGCCAGTCGCGAGCGGGGCTGCTGGGACGGCATCGAGTTCTGCACGCCGTCGGTCGACGCGCTGGCCGCCCCGGTCGACGACGACTGGGTGGTGCCGGAGGAGTTCGTCGACGCCGTCCTGGGTGCGGGGCTCGGCGAGGGGATCGACGACGAGTTCCGCGCGTTCTGGCGGCGGACCTACCGCGAGACCTACACCGGCGA harbors:
- the lysA gene encoding diaminopimelate decarboxylase — encoded protein: MRAHPAGPMHAGLTPAPESAGPRPESAAALDELAPAVWPRHAARGADGALRLAGADVRDLAAAHGTPLFVLDEDDFRGRCSEFAAAFGAEAVHYAAKAFLCTEIARWVAQEGLSLDVCSGGELAVALRAEFPPERIALHGNNKSLAELEAAVEAGIGGIVVDSFDEIARLADVAAARDTVAPVLIRLTVGVEAHTHEYIATAHEDQKFGFSIAGADTKDSAALEAARRVLAASHLSLVGLHSHIGSQIFETEGFEAAARRVVKVLADLHAEHGGENLTALRTLDLGGGIGIAYRPGDTPLSMPALAEELRAIVTRECAASGLDVPAIAVEPGRAIAGPGTVTVYEVGTVKDVPLGGYSRRYVSVDGGMSDNIRTSLYDAEYDVRLVSRASGHDSVPGGDVPVLSRVVGKHCESGDIVVRDCWLPADLAPGDLLAVAATGAYCYAMASGYNRLPRPAVVAVRDGVDRTLLRRETLEDQFRFEV
- the argS gene encoding arginine--tRNA ligase, which produces MNPDVLADLVRDVARDVLIRRDLDVSALPADAGVERPRNPDHGDYATNVALRTAKKAGVNPRELATWLAEELATRDGVASAEVAGPGFINLRLAADAQGAIVGEVLAAGAGYGTGDELAGRNVNLEFVSANPTGPLHLGGTRWAAVGDALGRVLSARGAKVTREYYFNDAGAQIDRFVASLVAAAKGQPAPENGYGGDYIAEIAQRVVAAEPGILDLPDQQRDEAFRRIGVGYMFAEIKQKLGEFRVEFDVWFHEQSLHDSGAVETAVAALKEKGSLYEADGAWWLRSTDHGDDKDRVVIKSDGRPAYIAGDIAYLRDKRARGFDLCIYMLGADHHGYVARLKAAAAAFGDDPAVVEVLIGQLVNLVKDGTPVRMSKRAGTVVTMDDLVGAVGVDAARYSLVRSSVDSGLDIDLDLLASRTSENPVFYVQYAHARLSSLARNAADLGITPGEDYGLLSHPREGDLIRTLGEFGDVVRTAAELREPHRVARYLESLAGAYHKFYDSCRVLPQGDEEVSDLHRARLALCVAARTVLANGLALLGVDAPERM
- a CDS encoding DUF3105 domain-containing protein produces the protein MASGKSGKKRPSMPSSVGRRQFPWGMVAAITVLVLLAGAFIVYPLVQRNQNRAWEPTDDNRNPALAIPGIVSQDYPGLQHVLGFQRVAYTHSPPFGGAHDGFWAACNGVVYPNPVRSENLVHSLEHGAVWIAYNPDTLDEAGKAALSQRVEGQPYTVMSPYPGLDAPISLQSWGNQLRVQTADDERIDQFIRALRLNRFTHPEVGASCDALGAQGFDQDNPPAFQPIPEQSAVDGQTILPENQGATPGGAPAPDPAVPGQPAPGQAPAPAPAPGQ
- a CDS encoding DUF305 domain-containing protein, which gives rise to MTTPAEETPLWRNPITITLGVIALVAVLVAGFAVRGAFGPFVPEPGSVDVGFAQDMTVHHRQAVEMASWERDRATDPRVRQLAFDIETTQNQQVGRMQGWLGLWDAPSLPGGGHMAWMDDSAHAGMSGMSGTSGGVATMPGMASTADLARLRATPPGTALDVEFLQLMLRHHQGGVSMLEYARDHADTGEVRNLAGQMLFSQNSEADLMRGLLAERGAAPLPLG
- a CDS encoding alpha/beta fold hydrolase; translated protein: MSSTATVDVPHLGGSRIGYRSGRPHDPSLPTVVMVNSFTTTVDLYRPQFEDTTLSGAANLLALEPYGHGATRSTYPHFTYWDSALANLQAMDALGVDRAFVLGTSQGGWVATRMALLAPDRIQGILPLGTSMDFESPASRERGCWDGIEFCTPSVDALAAPVDDDWVVPEEFVDAVLGAGLGEGIDDEFRAFWRRTYRETYTGDDGRHRLRVCTVNLRDRDGLHGRLDEVRCPVLWLHGTDDTVYSVANAEDGIGRFTRAPHAELEIVQGGQHFLSASNPEEVDAAALAFVTRWA